From Nematostella vectensis chromosome 14, jaNemVect1.1, whole genome shotgun sequence, a single genomic window includes:
- the LOC116620807 gene encoding protein lin-28 homolog A yields the protein MSEVTTEVGGKDTITCTGSVKWFNLIKGFGFITRDDGGEDVFVHQSAIKASGYRSLEEGEHVQLTISNSDKGKVAICVTSPGGGNVKGASRKNRVKKGARKYTSLCFNCNNSGHRVRNCPYERRTSRICHKCGSIEHMIRKCPLILESVVGTLSSEKKNESEEDKNNNTTKTLEDELKSGQHMVKPTSPTDSVSLVKENNVLLM from the exons ATGAGCG agGTGACGACAGAAGTTGGCGGAAAAGACACAATAACGTGCACTGGTTCGGTCAAATGGTTCAACCTTATCAAAGGGTTTGGGTTCATAACAAGGGATGATGGCGGTGAAGATGTTTTCGTTCATCAA AGCGCAATCAAGGCCAGCGGTTACCGCAGTCTGGAGGAAGGCGAGCACGTGCAGCTCACCATCTCCAATAGCGACAAAGGCAAGGTTGCTATCTGCGTGACGTCACCAGGTGGCGGGAATGTCAAGGGCGCATCGCGTAAGAACCGAGTAAAAAAAGGCGCACGAAAATACACTTCGCTTTGTTTCAACTGCAACAATAGCGGTCATCGAGTGAGAAATTGTCCATACGAAAGGCGAACGAGCAGAATTTGTCATAAATGTGGTTCGATCGAACACATGATAAGAAAATGTCCACTTATCTTAGAAAGTGTTGTTGGTACTCTGAGTTCTGAGAAGAAGAATGAAAGTGAGgaagataaaaacaacaataccACTAAAACACTAGAAGATGAATTGAAAAGTGGACAACATATGGTGAAACCTACGTCGCCAACAGACAGTGTTTCTTTGGTTAAAGAAAACAATGTCTTACTAATGTAA